In Quercus robur chromosome 10, dhQueRobu3.1, whole genome shotgun sequence, a genomic segment contains:
- the LOC126702428 gene encoding uncharacterized protein LOC126702428, whose protein sequence is MDNSDISKQLENIRARIRSVYNIGQSSNPSREDKNQGYTGSEKYNDINSDALVVSKDDFLDNEWADRPAVRLTTLTDQQVCQLGRFLLHSLQTRISKQGVAVIFVLAFHLRAPGVGSTERMFEATDPHSKPSDREYSDFEDVLVPTRESIQASERGDVVENAKAYSFLAASMLRLFTRSSENYCPAWNHIVNGFKTFYVRHCPVTKIVPKAEVIQAIHVHFACDIFKATLYRLLYMSNSKPSNDSLKGFLYDNHLSHNGMHIVSIFCRLRDALNCNPDILLKAIRAPQFDRQIQALVKILGYMNEEVGQHERQMWKYGRIFDEKFMSVLQTKACPKLVMMLAAALQQERPEGAENILKIKQLEDVSEENKKKCIMVAEALRKMIKSSHKQTA, encoded by the coding sequence ATGGACAACTCTGATATCTCTAAGCAGTTGGAGAACATTAGAGCACGGATACGCAGTGTGTACAACATTGGACAGTCATCCAACCCTAGTAGAGAAGATAAGAACCAGGGGTACACAGGATCTGAAAAATATAATGATATTAACTCGGATGCTCTAGTAGTATCTAAAGATGATTTCTTAGATAATGAATGGGCTGACAGACCTGCTGTTAGACTGACAACATTAACAGATCAACAAGTATGTCAGCTGGGAAGGTTTCTATTGCATTCTTTACAGACAAGGATATCCAAACAAGGTGTTGCAGTCATTTTTGTTTTAGCATTCCATTTGAGAGCTCCAGGAGTAGGATCCACTGAAAGAATGTTTGAAGCTACAGATCCACATAGTAAACCGTCTGATAGAGAGTATAGTGACTTTGAAGATGTCCTAGTACCCACAAGAGAATCAATTCAAGCATCAGAGCGTGGAGATGTAGTAGAGAATGCCAAAGCGTACTCATTCTTAGCTGCATCAATGCTCCGATTGTTCACACGATCCTCTGAAAACTATTGCCCAGCTTGGAATCACATTGTCAAtggatttaaaactttttaCGTTCGTCATTGTCCTGTTACTAAAATTGTTCCTAAAGCAGAGGTGATCCAGGCCATCCATGTACATTTTGCTTGTGATATATTCAAAGCTACATTATACAGATTGTTATATATGTCTAACTCAAAGCCCAGCAATGATAGTCTCAAGGGATTTCTGTATGATAACCATCTGTCTCACAATGGTATGCATATCGTTTCAATATTCTGTAGGCTCCGTGATGCTTTAAATTGCAATCCTGATATTTTGTTAAAGGCTATACGGGCCCCACAATTTGACCGGCAGATTCAAGCTCTGGTGAAAATTCTTGGATACATGAATGAAGAAGTAGGTCAACATGAGAGGCAGATGTGGAAATATGGGAGaatttttgatgaaaaattcATGTCTGTATTACAGACAAAAGCATGTCCTAAATTGGTAATGATGTTAGCTGCTGCTCTTCAACAAGAAAGACCTGAAGGAGCagagaatattctaaaaatcaaacaaCTTGAAGATGTGAgtgaggaaaataaaaagaaatgtatTATGGTTGCCGAAGCTTTGAGAAAGATGATTAAATCCTCTCACAAACAAACAGCCTGA